One genomic window of Candidatus Aminicenantes bacterium includes the following:
- a CDS encoding ATP-binding protein → MKNKNIKGVRLIVAAMVLFFIVFVIIRLYFEESKNFSPQFLKSNTLIFGLWIIIILFGLTFLFILARNILKMYYESNRSGGHSFKNRLVFFFIAFSIVPTLLLFFFATDVISQSIEQWFKAPVENIMKNVDEVKNNYYSKITEDLEHFSGIIAVMIQQKRMYTDDNKNFLQNRLKEKMLEYKLDVVNIYKNRNEIFAIFNPRIPMQEYKNLPLNIVYSGLGGAGFTKIDNLKNGELIRNGVAFDIEQGDKMLIITGKYFPESYTRSLNALAAMVNKHSQMRVLRDPVKNTYMLLFLFITILIIFSASWLGFYLAKGITVPIEKLISATAEIAKGNLDVRIDYAAKDEFNTLINEFNRMAFDLRENRDKLNRRTIELRHRRSIIETIMKNITSGVMALNSKGEIMALNPEAARMLSLDVETVMRKNFTNVISETIYKDIHLMIGKAFETRFKLIEKEIDIKLQGRVINLAVKITQLRNPINNRFSGLLVVFTDLTELIKAQRLLVWREVAKRIAHEIKNPLTPIQISSQRILRSLDQPADKFRAIVEDSLHIITQEFDSIRSLAEEFANFARLPEIKFTQGDINEILEKMLATYTSIYQNVQFKAKLDAALPPLVKLDVEQIKRVFVNILDNALEIIGKEGEIEIFSRYNGESKFVTIEIADNGPGISDEDKQKVFLPYFSKKSSGTGLGLAIAHNIIEEHNGLISVVDNEPHGARFIIELPA, encoded by the coding sequence ATGAAAAACAAGAATATCAAGGGCGTGCGCCTGATCGTCGCGGCCATGGTCCTTTTCTTCATCGTTTTCGTCATCATCCGCCTCTATTTCGAGGAGAGCAAGAATTTTTCACCGCAATTCCTGAAGAGCAACACCCTGATCTTCGGTTTGTGGATCATCATCATCCTCTTCGGCCTGACCTTTCTCTTTATCCTGGCCCGCAACATCCTGAAGATGTACTACGAAAGCAACCGCAGCGGCGGCCATAGCTTCAAAAACCGGCTGGTCTTCTTTTTCATCGCCTTCTCCATCGTGCCCACCCTGTTGCTGTTCTTTTTCGCCACCGACGTCATCTCGCAGAGCATCGAGCAGTGGTTCAAGGCGCCGGTCGAGAACATCATGAAGAACGTCGACGAGGTCAAGAACAACTACTACAGCAAGATCACCGAGGACCTTGAGCATTTCTCGGGGATCATCGCCGTCATGATCCAGCAGAAGCGGATGTATACCGACGACAACAAGAATTTCCTGCAGAACCGGCTCAAGGAAAAGATGCTCGAGTACAAGCTCGACGTGGTCAACATCTACAAGAACCGCAACGAGATCTTCGCCATCTTCAACCCGCGCATCCCGATGCAGGAATACAAGAACCTGCCGCTGAACATCGTCTACAGCGGCCTGGGCGGGGCCGGCTTCACCAAGATCGACAACCTGAAGAACGGCGAGCTGATCCGCAACGGGGTCGCCTTCGATATCGAGCAGGGCGACAAGATGCTGATCATTACCGGGAAATATTTTCCCGAAAGCTACACCCGCAGCCTCAACGCCCTGGCGGCCATGGTCAACAAGCACAGCCAGATGCGAGTGCTGCGCGACCCGGTCAAGAACACCTACATGCTCCTCTTTCTGTTCATCACCATCCTGATCATCTTTTCCGCCTCCTGGCTGGGATTTTACCTGGCCAAGGGCATCACGGTGCCGATCGAGAAGCTGATCTCGGCGACCGCCGAAATCGCCAAGGGCAACCTCGACGTGCGCATCGACTACGCGGCCAAGGACGAGTTCAACACCCTGATCAACGAGTTCAACCGCATGGCCTTCGACCTCAGGGAAAACCGCGACAAGTTGAACCGGCGCACCATCGAGCTGCGCCACCGGCGCAGCATCATCGAGACGATCATGAAAAACATCACCTCCGGAGTCATGGCCTTGAATTCGAAAGGCGAAATCATGGCCTTGAACCCCGAGGCGGCGCGCATGCTGTCGCTGGACGTGGAAACCGTCATGCGGAAAAATTTCACCAACGTGATTTCGGAGACCATCTACAAGGATATTCACCTGATGATCGGCAAGGCGTTCGAGACGCGCTTCAAGCTGATCGAAAAGGAGATCGACATCAAGCTGCAGGGCCGGGTGATCAACCTGGCGGTGAAGATCACCCAATTGCGCAACCCGATCAACAACCGCTTCTCCGGCCTGCTGGTGGTCTTCACCGACCTGACCGAACTGATCAAGGCCCAGCGCTTGCTGGTCTGGCGCGAAGTGGCCAAGCGCATCGCCCATGAAATCAAGAACCCGCTGACCCCCATCCAAATTTCCTCGCAGCGCATCCTGCGCAGCTTGGACCAGCCTGCCGACAAGTTCCGCGCCATCGTCGAGGACAGCCTGCACATCATCACCCAGGAATTCGATTCGATCCGGAGCCTGGCCGAGGAATTCGCCAATTTCGCCCGCCTGCCGGAAATCAAGTTCACCCAGGGAGACATCAACGAGATCCTGGAAAAGATGCTGGCAACCTACACGTCGATCTACCAGAACGTCCAGTTCAAGGCCAAGCTCGACGCCGCGTTGCCGCCCCTGGTCAAGCTCGATGTCGAGCAGATCAAGCGGGTCTTCGTCAACATCCTGGACAACGCACTGGAGATCATCGGCAAGGAAGGCGAGATCGAGATCTTTTCGCGCTACAACGGCGAAAGCAAGTTTGTAACCATCGAGATCGCCGACAACGGCCCCGGCATCAGCGATGAGGACAAGCAGAAGGTTTTCCTGCCTTATTTTTCCAAGAAAAGCTCCGGGACCGGCCTGGGCCTGGCCATCGCCCACAACATCATCGAGGAGCACAACGGCCTGATCTCGGTGGTGGACAACGAGCCGCACGGCGC